In Lujinxingia sediminis, a single genomic region encodes these proteins:
- the sufD gene encoding Fe-S cluster assembly protein SufD — translation MSALKNTAEQHPFIGASLAQPGPLADQRLPGWWATLRTESLGRITSIDVPTSRHEEWRFIKPATIFDTDFISPDDVSVDPGDEAIDALKLAEDCAATLVYVNGRFDSARSSTSDLPEGVVIADWSQVLDHDQIDTLAEYVGANDYFNNDVFYEINTAQFGHGAVILVPRGKVVEKPIHLLFLTTGEKGAVHANPRNLIVAGESAELTVVEEYRGAGEGAYLNNVVDEVIVGANADVKHFKVQRESTDAFHVARNLVTLSQDARYISTAITLGAALSRNDSYARYVGQNIDCTLDGLALVRGKQVADTHTAIDHALPNSRSYQLHKTIVDDRAHTVFNGKIFVRQDAQNTRSEQLNQNLILSARGHVDTKPQLEILADDVVCSHGATVGQLEDEQLFYLQSRGIDEANARNLLTFAFAAEVIETITVASVRESLADAVIASTDTGL, via the coding sequence ATGAGCGCGTTGAAGAATACCGCAGAGCAGCACCCCTTCATCGGTGCGTCGCTCGCTCAGCCCGGTCCGCTGGCAGACCAGCGGCTCCCCGGCTGGTGGGCGACGCTGCGCACCGAATCGCTCGGGCGCATCACCTCCATCGACGTGCCGACCTCCCGTCATGAAGAGTGGCGCTTTATCAAGCCGGCCACCATCTTCGACACCGACTTCATCTCTCCCGACGACGTCAGCGTCGATCCGGGCGATGAGGCCATCGACGCCCTCAAGCTCGCCGAGGACTGCGCCGCGACCCTGGTCTATGTGAACGGGCGTTTTGATAGCGCGCGCTCCTCGACGTCCGATCTTCCCGAAGGGGTCGTGATCGCCGACTGGAGTCAGGTGCTCGACCACGACCAGATCGACACGCTGGCCGAGTATGTGGGGGCCAACGACTATTTCAATAACGACGTCTTTTACGAGATCAACACTGCTCAGTTTGGTCATGGCGCGGTCATCCTCGTGCCTCGAGGCAAAGTTGTTGAGAAGCCCATTCACCTCCTCTTTCTTACCACCGGTGAGAAGGGCGCGGTGCACGCCAACCCTCGCAACCTTATTGTCGCCGGCGAAAGCGCAGAGCTCACAGTCGTCGAGGAGTACCGCGGGGCAGGGGAGGGCGCCTACCTCAACAACGTCGTCGACGAGGTCATCGTCGGGGCCAACGCGGACGTGAAGCACTTTAAAGTGCAGCGCGAATCCACCGATGCCTTCCACGTGGCTCGTAACCTTGTGACGCTCTCTCAGGATGCCCGCTACATCTCCACGGCCATCACCCTGGGGGCGGCGCTCTCGCGCAATGATTCTTATGCGCGCTACGTCGGTCAGAACATCGATTGCACCCTCGATGGGCTTGCGCTCGTGCGCGGCAAACAGGTCGCCGACACTCACACCGCCATCGACCACGCGCTTCCCAACTCGCGCAGCTACCAGCTGCACAAAACCATCGTCGATGATCGGGCGCACACGGTGTTCAACGGCAAGATTTTTGTCCGCCAGGACGCCCAGAACACCCGCTCCGAGCAGCTGAACCAGAACCTTATCCTGTCGGCTCGGGGTCACGTCGATACCAAGCCTCAGCTTGAGATTCTGGCCGACGATGTCGTCTGCTCTCACGGCGCCACCGTCGGGCAGCTTGAGGATGAGCAGCTCTTCTACTTGCAGAGCCGCGGCATCGACGAGGCGAACGCCCGCAACCTTCTGACCTTCGCCTTTGCGGCTGAAGTCATCGAAACCATCACCGTCGCATCGGTGCGCGAATCCCTGGCTGACGCCGTGATCGCCTCCACCGATACCGGGCTCTAG